In a single window of the Micrococcaceae bacterium Sec5.7 genome:
- a CDS encoding sugar kinase: MTAAVDLLTFGESMVSLRSAGPLSVGGSLSMHVAGAESNVAVGVARLGHSVTWAGVVGADPHGQFILRQLRSEGIRLHHREDAGRSTGVMFLEQRTADVSRAFYYRAGSAGSTLSREDVDRALRGGARVLHLTGITAALSPESRRAVEYAAARAAGEGMVVSLDVNYRAKLWSREEARAVLMPLARHARILIASDDELDLVAHDPDQPGYTGQSEPSEVSMANWLLEQGTEEVVVKRGAAGAGVHTRSGRWDVPAVPVTSVDTVGAGDAFTAGYLSAMLEGEPVAERLMRGAVTGAFAVSTAGDWEGLPHPNELALLGNHAAGTTQR; this comes from the coding sequence GTGACGGCCGCCGTCGACCTCCTGACCTTCGGCGAATCCATGGTGTCGCTGCGGTCCGCCGGCCCGCTCTCCGTCGGCGGGAGCCTCAGCATGCACGTGGCCGGGGCGGAATCGAACGTGGCCGTCGGCGTCGCGCGGCTGGGCCACAGCGTCACCTGGGCCGGGGTGGTGGGCGCGGATCCGCACGGCCAGTTCATCCTCCGGCAATTGCGCTCCGAGGGCATCCGGCTGCACCACCGGGAGGACGCCGGGCGCAGCACCGGGGTGATGTTCCTCGAACAGCGCACGGCGGACGTCAGCCGGGCCTTCTACTACCGTGCGGGATCCGCGGGCTCCACCCTCAGCCGGGAGGACGTGGACCGGGCCCTGAGGGGCGGCGCCCGGGTCCTGCACCTGACCGGTATCACCGCCGCCCTCAGCCCGGAATCGCGGCGGGCCGTGGAGTACGCGGCCGCGCGTGCGGCCGGCGAGGGAATGGTGGTCTCCCTCGACGTCAACTACCGTGCCAAACTCTGGTCCAGGGAAGAAGCCCGCGCAGTGCTTATGCCGTTGGCGCGGCATGCCCGCATTCTGATCGCGTCCGACGACGAGCTGGATCTTGTGGCTCATGATCCGGACCAGCCCGGCTACACCGGACAATCCGAGCCCTCTGAGGTGAGCATGGCCAACTGGCTCCTTGAACAGGGCACCGAAGAAGTGGTGGTTAAGCGCGGCGCAGCCGGAGCCGGCGTTCACACGCGGTCCGGCCGGTGGGATGTGCCGGCAGTGCCGGTGACCAGCGTTGACACCGTGGGCGCCGGGGATGCCTTCACCGCTGGCTACCTGTCCGCAATGCTGGAAGGTGAGCCGGTAGCAGAGCGCTTGATGCGCGGAGCCGTGACAGGGGCGTTTGCCGTCAGCACGGCCGGTGACTGGGAAGGCCTACCTCACCCGAATGAGTTGGCGTTGCTGGGAAACCACGCCGCCGGAACCACTCAGCGCTAG
- the dgoD gene encoding galactonate dehydratase: MTLISRIETFLVAPRWLFVRIETDSGIVGWGEASCEGRSETVRTAVGQLSELLIGNDALRIEDHWQVMTKGSFYRGGPILASAVSGLDQALWDIAGKHFNTPVHQLLGGHVRDRIRMYGWVGGDEPNEVADAISAQLEAGLTAVKMNASGRMSPIATVAELDGVVSRVAAAREVLGDHRDVAVDFHGRFSLANARRVAPLLEPYRPFFLEEPMVPENTHLLREFTSSTTTPVSTGERLYSRQEFLPALQAGIAVAQPDLSHAGGITEVRKIASLAEIYEVQLAPHCPLGPLALAACLQVGFATPNFLIQEQSIGIHYNQGAEVLDYVVDKSPLKFVDGYIERLTGPGLGIEIDEAVVRAADKRGHAWRGPVWRHPDGSYAEW, encoded by the coding sequence ATGACACTCATCAGCAGGATTGAAACCTTCCTCGTCGCTCCGCGCTGGCTGTTCGTCCGCATCGAGACCGACAGCGGGATCGTCGGCTGGGGCGAGGCCAGCTGCGAGGGTCGCAGCGAAACGGTCCGGACCGCCGTCGGCCAGCTCTCGGAGCTGCTCATCGGCAACGACGCGCTCCGGATCGAGGACCACTGGCAGGTCATGACCAAGGGCTCCTTCTACCGCGGCGGCCCCATCCTGGCCAGCGCCGTCTCCGGCCTGGACCAGGCGCTGTGGGACATCGCGGGCAAGCACTTCAACACCCCCGTCCACCAGCTCCTGGGCGGCCACGTCCGCGACCGGATCAGGATGTACGGCTGGGTGGGCGGGGATGAGCCCAACGAGGTGGCCGACGCCATCAGCGCGCAGCTGGAGGCGGGGCTGACCGCCGTCAAGATGAACGCCAGCGGCCGGATGAGCCCGATCGCCACTGTTGCGGAGCTCGACGGCGTCGTCAGCCGGGTGGCCGCCGCCCGCGAGGTCCTCGGCGACCACCGCGACGTCGCCGTCGATTTCCACGGCCGCTTCAGCCTGGCCAACGCCCGGCGGGTGGCGCCGCTCCTGGAGCCGTACCGGCCCTTCTTCCTCGAAGAGCCCATGGTCCCGGAAAACACCCACCTGCTGCGGGAGTTCACGTCCAGCACCACGACGCCGGTCTCCACCGGTGAGCGGCTATACAGCCGGCAGGAATTCCTGCCCGCACTGCAGGCCGGCATCGCCGTGGCCCAGCCGGACCTCTCCCACGCCGGCGGCATCACCGAGGTCCGCAAGATCGCCTCGCTGGCCGAAATCTACGAGGTCCAGCTGGCGCCGCACTGCCCGCTGGGCCCGCTGGCGCTCGCCGCCTGCCTCCAGGTCGGCTTCGCCACGCCCAACTTCCTGATCCAGGAACAGAGCATCGGGATCCACTACAACCAGGGCGCCGAAGTCCTGGACTATGTGGTGGACAAGTCCCCGCTGAAGTTCGTGGATGGGTACATCGAACGCCTGACGGGCCCGGGCCTGGGGATCGAAATCGACGAGGCCGTGGTCCGCGCCGCGGACAAGCGCGGGCACGCCTGGCGCGGCCCCGTGTGGCGGCACCCCGACGGCTCCTACGCAGAATGGTGA
- a CDS encoding bifunctional 4-hydroxy-2-oxoglutarate aldolase/2-dehydro-3-deoxy-phosphogluconate aldolase, producing the protein MTPDQFLHGLKESGLVAIVRGTDGAAAARAALAVMAEGFRYVEVALTTPDALAAIRQIRDAAPAGCLVGAGTVLTAQDVHDVVAAGGQFIVTPALAESIETGAGLGLPVLAGALTPTEAHQAMTRGATAVKLFPASVGGPSYLKALRDPFPQIPFIAVGGVGLSEAPAFWAAGAVAVGPGGPLIGDAASGGDLAALRDRARAFVALAAENGRRMAAESLR; encoded by the coding sequence ATGACACCTGACCAGTTCCTGCACGGGCTCAAGGAGTCCGGGCTCGTTGCGATCGTCCGCGGCACCGACGGGGCCGCCGCGGCTCGCGCCGCGCTCGCCGTCATGGCGGAGGGTTTCCGCTACGTGGAAGTCGCGCTGACGACGCCGGACGCGCTCGCGGCCATACGCCAGATCCGGGACGCCGCCCCGGCGGGCTGCCTGGTCGGCGCCGGAACGGTGCTGACCGCACAGGACGTGCACGACGTCGTCGCTGCCGGCGGGCAGTTCATCGTCACCCCGGCGCTGGCAGAGTCCATCGAAACCGGAGCAGGCCTCGGGCTGCCCGTGCTCGCCGGAGCACTGACTCCCACCGAGGCGCACCAGGCGATGACCCGCGGCGCGACAGCCGTGAAGCTGTTTCCCGCGTCGGTCGGCGGTCCCTCGTACCTCAAGGCCCTGCGCGACCCGTTCCCGCAGATCCCCTTCATCGCCGTCGGCGGCGTGGGCCTGTCCGAAGCCCCGGCGTTCTGGGCGGCCGGGGCCGTCGCCGTCGGGCCGGGCGGCCCGCTGATCGGGGACGCGGCCTCGGGCGGGGACCTCGCCGCGCTCCGGGACCGCGCGCGGGCCTTCGTGGCCCTCGCAGCCGAAAACGGTCGCCGGATGGCAGCGGAGAGCTTGCGGTGA
- the manD gene encoding D-mannonate dehydratase ManD, with protein MKIIAAEVFVTSPSRNFVTLRITTDDGVTGIGDATLNGRELAVAAYLKEHVAQLLVGKDPHRIEDTWQFLYRSSYWRRGPVTMAAIAAVDMALWDIKGKVAGMPVYQLLGGASRNGLRAYGHASGSDTESLFDSVREHLELGYKSVRIQTAVPGIKAVYGVAAQAQASGERYDYEPAGRGAFPVEEDWDTRAYLRHLPGVFEAVRNEFGPELPLLHDGHHRMTPIQAAKLGKALEPYDLFWLEDCTPAENQEALRLVRQHTTTPLAIGEIFNTVYDFQSLIKEQLIDYVRAASTHFGGISPLKKVMDFAAQYQIKSGFHGPTDISPVGFAAQLHVGLAIHNYGIQEYMPHSPATNTVFEQSMTFTDGYLHPGEAPGIGVEFNEEAAGTYPYQQAYLPYNRLVDGTVHDW; from the coding sequence GTGAAAATCATTGCCGCGGAAGTCTTCGTGACGAGTCCCTCCCGGAATTTCGTGACCTTGAGGATCACTACCGATGATGGCGTGACGGGCATCGGTGATGCGACGCTGAACGGCCGTGAGCTCGCTGTTGCCGCGTACCTGAAGGAGCATGTGGCGCAGCTGCTGGTCGGCAAGGATCCGCACCGGATCGAGGACACCTGGCAGTTCCTGTACCGCAGTTCGTACTGGCGCCGGGGCCCGGTCACGATGGCCGCGATCGCCGCTGTGGACATGGCGTTGTGGGATATCAAGGGCAAGGTGGCCGGGATGCCGGTCTACCAGCTGCTCGGCGGCGCGTCCCGGAACGGGCTGCGCGCCTACGGCCACGCGTCCGGCTCCGACACGGAGTCCCTGTTTGATTCCGTCCGTGAGCACCTGGAGCTCGGCTACAAGTCGGTGCGGATCCAGACCGCGGTCCCCGGCATCAAGGCCGTCTACGGTGTGGCCGCGCAGGCCCAGGCCTCCGGTGAGCGCTACGACTACGAGCCCGCCGGCCGCGGTGCGTTCCCGGTCGAGGAGGACTGGGACACCCGCGCGTACCTGCGCCACCTGCCGGGCGTGTTCGAGGCCGTCCGGAACGAGTTCGGGCCGGAGCTGCCGCTGCTCCACGACGGCCACCACCGGATGACGCCCATCCAGGCCGCGAAGCTGGGCAAGGCGCTGGAGCCGTATGACCTGTTCTGGCTCGAGGACTGCACCCCGGCCGAAAACCAGGAGGCCCTGCGCCTGGTCCGCCAGCACACCACCACCCCGCTGGCCATCGGCGAAATCTTCAACACCGTGTACGACTTCCAGAGCCTGATCAAGGAACAGCTGATCGACTACGTCCGGGCCGCGTCCACGCACTTCGGCGGGATCTCGCCGCTGAAGAAGGTCATGGACTTCGCGGCGCAGTACCAGATCAAGTCCGGTTTCCACGGCCCCACGGACATCTCCCCGGTGGGCTTCGCCGCGCAGCTGCACGTGGGCCTGGCCATCCACAACTACGGCATCCAGGAATACATGCCGCACTCCCCGGCCACCAACACCGTCTTCGAGCAGTCCATGACCTTCACCGACGGCTACCTGCACCCGGGCGAGGCGCCCGGCATCGGCGTCGAATTCAACGAGGAAGCAGCCGGCACCTACCCCTACCAGCAGGCCTACCTGCCCTACAACCGCCTGGTAGACGGAACGGTGCATGACTGGTGA